The genomic DNA AAGCGCAGCGAAGTACCGAAGCGAAGCGCAGTGCGGAATGCCCCGACCCTTGCGCAGCAAGGGGCACGCCCAAAAAAGAAACTTAAATTCATCAACTTATCTAAAAGATTTTAGCTATGTATTCAATCAAGTTCCTTTCGTGAGGTAAAGAAGCCTTTTTTCGCGTCAATTCGTTGCCTAAGCAGGTAAAAGCAATCCATTCCCCTGTTTTGGGACTGTGATAATAGCCCGAAAAAGCTTCTACACCATGAATACTCCCTGTTTTTACATACGTATGTCCATTGAGATACGGACTATACAAACGTTCGTAAGCCGTACCACAAAGTCCAGGAACAGAAAAAGTTTTTAAGTAATCTTCAAAAAAGGGTTTATGATACATATATTCCAAGACTTTTATCATCAACTCTGGAGTAATTTTATTACAGTGTGAAAGTCCGCTGCCATCGGCTAAATCAAAGTAAGAGCTGCCTGTTACTTGCTCTAAAAAGTGTCTAAAACATATCATGCTGTTGCTGTAATTTCCAACGCCACCTAACTCTGCACCTACCTTTAAGAAAAACGCATCTGCATACATGTTGTTGCTATTGTTATTGACAGGGTACAACAACGTAAAAATATCTTTTGAAGTATGCACAAAAAGAGTATCCGCATTTGATTTAGAAAAGTCCGCAATTTCATAGCTAGGAATGGCATATCCTTTAAGAATAATTCCCTTTCTTTGCCAAGTATCTACCAATGCATCTAAAAAAAATTGAGTAGGATTACATACAGCAAAATCCTGCTCATACTTACCATGTAAGATGCCAATACTTCCTTTGACTACAAATTTGTATGAGTTGGGTTCGCGAGAAACCTTGACACACGCCCATTTTCCTCCTGTGGTAATACATTCATTTTGAATAAGAACATGCTTAGTTTTGGGATAAGCTTCAATATGTGCATATCGGTTAATTTTTGTAGGAGTAATTCGTAAAGTTACTTGGTTATCATTGAAAGAAAAAGCAGCATTTTCTGTGTTCCACCATTCATGGGCAAAACCTGGGTAATCTCTATCAGGCTTAGGAA from Bacteroidia bacterium includes the following:
- the dacB gene encoding D-alanyl-D-alanine carboxypeptidase/D-alanyl-D-alanine-endopeptidase, which codes for MYRQILRTILIVPLCFYAALLSYAQNIDSLQRVRAKEQLKKGIEQKLRILKSLNPQGVFGIKIYSLTHKETLYELNSQKLFKPASNLKVLTSACALTYLGKDFRFKTPFLVQGEVKNNVLHGNLIIVGSGDPSFSGRFYNNNPFAVFEQWADTLKSKGIFCINGSIIADDSLIDIQFPKPDRDYPGFAHEWWNTENAAFSFNDNQVTLRITPTKINRYAHIEAYPKTKHVLIQNECITTGGKWACVKVSREPNSYKFVVKGSIGILHGKYEQDFAVCNPTQFFLDALVDTWQRKGIILKGYAIPSYEIADFSKSNADTLFVHTSKDIFTLLYPVNNNSNNMYADAFFLKVGAELGGVGNYSNSMICFRHFLEQVTGSSYFDLADGSGLSHCNKITPELMIKVLEYMYHKPFFEDYLKTFSVPGLCGTAYERLYSPYLNGHTYVKTGSIHGVEAFSGYYHSPKTGEWIAFTCLGNELTRKKASLPHERNLIEYIAKIF